A genomic window from Luteolibacter sp. LG18 includes:
- a CDS encoding KpsF/GutQ family sugar-phosphate isomerase, producing MDAIEKARRVIRIETDSLERLASRLDEGFSRAVSLLKETLDQRGKIVVIGVGKSGNIGHKIAATLNSTGATAVVLNSQNALHGDLGLLSDGDAVIALSYSGETRELLDLLPFIKRFDVRLIALTGKPSSTLSEFSDVTLDTSVEREACPLNLAPTSSSTAMLVMGDALAMVLLEARGFTEEDFARFHPGGSLGRALLTKVADIMRSGTELATVPEISTVREALLAMSAARSGACLILAENGSLAGIFTHGDFARCFQQDAHIADRPVADFMTRRPISVQAESLAAEAVKTIGHNRVDDVVVLDPQGRPVGLIDSQDLARLKIV from the coding sequence ATGGACGCGATTGAAAAAGCCCGCCGGGTCATCCGGATCGAAACCGACTCGCTCGAGCGGCTGGCCAGCCGGCTCGACGAGGGCTTTTCCCGCGCCGTGTCCCTGCTCAAGGAAACCCTCGACCAGCGCGGGAAAATCGTCGTCATCGGCGTCGGCAAATCCGGCAACATCGGCCACAAGATCGCCGCCACCCTGAACTCCACCGGCGCCACCGCCGTGGTCCTCAATTCCCAGAACGCCCTCCACGGCGATCTCGGCCTGCTTTCCGACGGCGACGCCGTGATCGCCCTCTCCTACTCCGGCGAAACCCGCGAGCTGCTCGACCTGCTGCCCTTCATCAAGCGCTTCGACGTTCGCCTGATCGCCCTCACCGGCAAGCCCTCCTCCACCCTTTCCGAGTTCAGCGATGTCACGCTGGACACCTCCGTGGAACGCGAGGCCTGCCCGCTGAATCTCGCCCCCACCTCCTCCTCCACCGCCATGCTGGTGATGGGCGACGCCCTCGCCATGGTGCTGCTGGAGGCCCGTGGCTTCACCGAGGAGGACTTCGCCCGTTTCCATCCCGGCGGCTCGCTCGGTCGCGCCCTGCTCACCAAGGTCGCCGACATCATGCGCAGCGGCACGGAACTGGCCACCGTGCCGGAAATCTCAACCGTCCGCGAGGCCCTGCTGGCCATGTCCGCCGCCCGCTCCGGCGCCTGCTTGATCCTCGCGGAAAACGGCTCCCTGGCCGGCATTTTCACCCACGGCGACTTCGCCCGCTGCTTCCAGCAGGACGCCCACATCGCGGACCGCCCGGTGGCCGACTTCATGACCCGCCGCCCGATCAGCGTGCAGGCCGAGTCCCTCGCCGCCGAGGCCGTCAAAACCATCGGCCACAACCGCGTCGACGACGTGGTGGTCCTCGACCCCCAAGGCCGCCCGGTGGGCCTGATCGACAGCCAGGACCTCGCCCGGCTGAAGATCGTTTAG